The DNA segment CCAAGAAAAATTTTTAATGGTAAAACATCAAAAAATATTTATTTTGAAAATAAAAATGCAGCATAAATTCAATTATACTGCACTATAAAATTTTTATTATTTAATTTTGGACATTTCTAATTTCTACTTACAGCAACCTTTTTAAATACAATATTTATTTGTAAAAATCTACATTTTTTGATATAATATAATATAGCAAGAAATTTGAAAGGAAGTAATATGATAACTACAAGTAATTTAACTGTCCAATTTGGTGGAAGAAAATTATTCGAAGATGTAAATATAAAATTTACAGAAGGTAACTGTTATGGGATTATCGGTGCAAATGGTGCTGGTAAATCAACTTTTTTAAAAGTTTTAACTGGAGAAGTTGACTCTACTAACGGTGAAATAATAATAGATAAAAACAAAAGAATTTCATTTTTAAAACAAAATCACTTTGCATTTGAGGAAAATACTGTACTAGATGTTGTAATTATGGGGCATGAAAAACTTTATCAAATTATGCAAGAGAGAAATGAAATTTATTCAAAAACTGAATTTACTGATGAAGATGGGATTAAAATTTCTGAACTTGAAGGTGAATTTGCTGATTTAGATGGTTGGGAAGCTGAAACTAATGCTGAAAAACTATTAAATGGATTAGGTATTACACCTGATTTACATTATAAGCTAATGAAAGAATTAACTGAACCAGAAAAAGTTAAAGTTCTACTAGCTCAAAGTTTATTTGGTAATCCTGATATCCTTCTTTTAGATGAACCTACTAATGGACTTGATTTAAAAGCAGTAAATTGGCTAGAAAATTTTATTATGGAATTAGAAACTACTACTGTTTTAATAGTATCTCATGATAGACACTTTTTAAACAAAGTATGTACTCATATTGCAGATATAGATTATGGTAAGATTAAACTATTTGTTGGAAACTATAACTTCTGGTATGAATCATCTCAATTAATGCAAGAACTTTTAAGAAATCAAAATAAAAAAGTTGAACAAAAAAGAAAAGAGTTACAAGAATTTATCGCAAGATTCTCTGCTAATGCTTCAAAATCAAAACAAGCAACTAGTAGAAAGAAACAACTTGAAAAATTACAGCTTGAAGATATACAAGTTTC comes from the Streptobacillus felis genome and includes:
- a CDS encoding ABC-F family ATP-binding cassette domain-containing protein, which gives rise to MITTSNLTVQFGGRKLFEDVNIKFTEGNCYGIIGANGAGKSTFLKVLTGEVDSTNGEIIIDKNKRISFLKQNHFAFEENTVLDVVIMGHEKLYQIMQERNEIYSKTEFTDEDGIKISELEGEFADLDGWEAETNAEKLLNGLGITPDLHYKLMKELTEPEKVKVLLAQSLFGNPDILLLDEPTNGLDLKAVNWLENFIMELETTTVLIVSHDRHFLNKVCTHIADIDYGKIKLFVGNYNFWYESSQLMQELLRNQNKKVEQKRKELQEFIARFSANASKSKQATSRKKQLEKLQLEDIQVSNRKYPYVDFKPEREAGNNMLKVENLSKTIDGELVLDNISFTINTNDKVAILSRNDIAKTTLFQILAGELEPDNGTFEWGMTTSQSYFPKDNSEYFENVDLSLIDWLRQYSKEQHEEYVRGFLGRMLFSGEEAKKEAKVLSGGEKVRCMLAKMMLSGANVLLLDNPTDHLDLESITSLNKGLTRFNGTILFTTHDHEFIQTIANKIIEITPKGLIYKEMSFDEYIEDEELQEQINDLYR